A part of Aricia agestis chromosome 13, ilAriAges1.1, whole genome shotgun sequence genomic DNA contains:
- the LOC121732956 gene encoding INO80 complex subunit E codes for MLDGWYCRSIANMQANEASSVNNPVKTEPAHSLDSRKDYSSDSSSEAEPEPNYKAQYLSLKKKLKFLIYENECFQDALRSSQKRLLRVSRDRSFLLDRLLQYEKHDSSTSDSEETESSDDNSYSTEAAKRKKAEANSVHQMSTPSLLNRGQNSTAKRKRNPAPKKQTNIHQASMMNKASPALGFGLSASDGHMTPEEVERHLQSRQSYLELLPERAPPTVPTEMFSNDPSLDSESNDVQENSPNVEEWFD; via the exons ATGCTGGATGGGTGGTATTGTCGTTCTATAGCGAACATGCAAGCTAACGAAGCTTCCAGTGTGAATAATCCCGTCAAGACTGAACCAGCGCACAGTCTCGACTCCCGAAAAGATTATTCCAGTGACAGCAGCAGTGAAGCAGAACCGGAGCCTAACTATAAAGCACAGTACCTGAGTCTGAAGAAAAAACTCAAGTTTCTTATTTAT GAAAATGAATGCTTTCAAGATGCCTTACGAAGTAGTCAAAAAAGGCTTCTTAGAGTGTCACGAGATAGAAGCTTTTTATTGGATAGGTTATTACAGTATGAAAAACATGATAGCAGCACCTCAGATAGCGAAGAAACTGAGTCTTCTGATGATAATTCTTACAGTACAGAGGCAGCTAAGAG GAAAAAAGCTGAAGCTAATTCTGTACACCAGATGTCCACACCATCTTTACTTAACAGAGGTCAAAATAGCACAGCCAAAAGGAAAAGAAACCCTGCACCTAAAAAGCAGACTAATATA CATCAAGCTTCGATGATGAACAAGGCATCTCCAGCTCTTGGGTTTGGTCTGTCAGCCAGTGATGGCCACATGACACCAGAGGAGGTGGAGCGACATCTGCAGTCCAGACAATCCTACCTCGAGCTACTGCCAGAGAGGGCACCACCTACAGTGCCAACGGAAATGTTTAGCAATGACCCTTCACTTGATAG TGAGTCAAATGATGTTCAAGAGAATTCACCTAATGTTGAAGAATGGTTTGATTAG